The proteins below are encoded in one region of Pontibacter deserti:
- a CDS encoding alpha/beta fold hydrolase, with amino-acid sequence MKYTFLLILFLSLISGRLVAQTKSVNEEKFISIGGIEQWVTISGEDKTKPVILFLHGGPGSTMSQYDDAIYGHWKKDFVLVYWDQRGAGRTFGRNAPAEVTEDYWIENPLTVEQMTADGIELSEYLIKHLGKQKIILIGTSWGSILGAKMALARPDLFAAYIGHAQVVNFSEGMAHAYTSVSKMAQDANDQESVDKLKALGPPPYEDARKEGQLMRIIKKYEKQNSVPAPASWWKLASAYDNEKDAQDRYNGDDYSFLYFAGHKQMGIKAMGAGVNFMKDGLHYKIPVYFIQGEEDILTPKELTKAYFDKVRAPKKEFVLVPGAAHGHNQAVVDAQYKVVKEHLASTKKAANRK; translated from the coding sequence ATGAAGTATACATTCTTACTGATTCTGTTTCTTTCCTTAATTTCAGGCAGGCTAGTCGCACAGACAAAATCCGTTAACGAGGAAAAATTTATTTCTATTGGAGGTATAGAGCAGTGGGTAACCATTAGCGGGGAAGATAAAACGAAACCCGTTATCCTGTTTCTGCATGGTGGGCCGGGCAGTACCATGAGTCAGTACGACGACGCAATATATGGCCATTGGAAAAAGGACTTTGTATTGGTGTATTGGGACCAGCGGGGGGCCGGAAGAACTTTTGGCCGTAATGCCCCTGCAGAAGTAACGGAAGACTATTGGATCGAGAACCCACTCACCGTAGAGCAAATGACCGCTGATGGCATAGAGCTTTCTGAATACCTGATCAAACACCTCGGCAAGCAGAAAATCATTCTTATCGGAACCTCTTGGGGATCGATACTCGGCGCTAAAATGGCTCTTGCCCGCCCGGATCTTTTTGCTGCCTATATAGGCCACGCCCAGGTAGTAAATTTTTCTGAAGGAATGGCGCATGCTTATACTTCAGTATCTAAAATGGCACAGGATGCCAACGATCAGGAGTCTGTAGACAAGCTGAAAGCCTTAGGCCCGCCACCCTATGAGGATGCCAGAAAAGAAGGCCAGCTCATGCGCATCATCAAAAAGTATGAAAAGCAAAATTCTGTACCTGCCCCTGCCTCGTGGTGGAAACTGGCAAGCGCATACGACAATGAAAAAGATGCCCAGGACAGGTATAACGGGGATGATTATTCTTTCCTATACTTTGCCGGCCATAAACAAATGGGAATCAAAGCGATGGGGGCTGGAGTAAATTTCATGAAGGATGGTTTGCACTATAAAATTCCGGTGTACTTTATTCAGGGCGAGGAAGATATCTTAACCCCTAAAGAGCTTACGAAAGCATATTTCGATAAGGTGAGAGCTCCGAAGAAAGAGTTCGTGCTTGTGCCGGGTGCCGCACATGGCCATAACCAGGCTGTAGTTGATGCACAGTATAAAGTTGTAAAAGAGCACCTGGCTTCAACTAAAAAAGCAGCAAACAGAAAATAG
- a CDS encoding GNAT family N-acetyltransferase: MHYILETDRLKLREFTPDDTEFILELLNSPGWLQYIGDRNIKTEEQAKNYLLNGPIKSYRENGYGLWLVEKKDDLKAIGMCGIINRDTLDNPDIGFAFLPEHNGKGYAFEVASATMAYAKEVLKLPTIAAITVPDNQRSIKLLEKIGLQYVKTFCLANSQEELLLYSN; the protein is encoded by the coding sequence ATGCACTACATTCTCGAAACAGACAGGCTAAAGCTACGGGAATTTACCCCAGATGACACTGAGTTTATACTTGAGCTTTTGAACAGCCCGGGGTGGTTGCAGTACATCGGCGACAGAAATATAAAAACAGAGGAGCAGGCGAAGAATTATCTTTTAAACGGACCAATTAAAAGCTACCGGGAAAATGGCTATGGCTTGTGGCTCGTAGAAAAAAAGGATGATCTGAAGGCCATAGGTATGTGCGGAATCATTAACCGTGACACTCTGGATAACCCGGACATTGGCTTTGCATTTTTGCCCGAACACAATGGTAAAGGTTATGCATTTGAGGTTGCCAGTGCAACTATGGCTTATGCCAAAGAAGTGCTTAAGCTGCCAACTATAGCTGCCATCACCGTTCCTGACAACCAACGGTCTATAAAGCTGCTGGAGAAGATAGGCCTGCAATACGTAAAAACATTTTGCTTAGCAAACAGCCAAGAAGAGCTGCTATTATACAGTAACTGA
- a CDS encoding class I SAM-dependent methyltransferase has protein sequence MPENYLDVNRALWDTRTATHVNSEFYDVASFKAGRNSLNEIELALLGDVRGKKILHLQCHFGQDTLSLARMGADVTGADLSEVAIAQAKQLAGELQVNARFICCNVLELDKYLDDQFDIVFCSYGVIGWHPDLNAFTSIVSRFLKPGGEFYLIEFHPFIWMYDNNQEKIAYAYFNRGPIVEVEEGTYADRNAPIKNNSYTWNHPLSDTISSLLNNGLELTDFQEYDYSPYNIFKNMTQEGSKYRLKGLEGMLPLVFSVKAVKKQMYT, from the coding sequence ATGCCGGAAAATTACCTTGACGTAAACAGAGCGCTTTGGGATACCCGTACCGCTACGCATGTTAATTCGGAGTTTTACGATGTAGCTTCCTTTAAAGCAGGTCGCAACTCACTTAACGAGATCGAGCTGGCGTTGCTGGGCGATGTGCGCGGAAAGAAGATATTGCACCTGCAATGCCATTTTGGTCAGGATACGCTCTCCTTGGCACGCATGGGTGCAGACGTAACCGGCGCAGATCTGTCGGAAGTAGCTATTGCACAGGCTAAGCAACTGGCAGGCGAGCTACAGGTAAATGCGCGCTTTATCTGCTGCAATGTGCTGGAACTTGATAAATACCTGGACGATCAGTTTGATATTGTTTTCTGTTCTTACGGCGTTATTGGCTGGCACCCCGACCTGAACGCGTTTACAAGTATAGTGAGCAGGTTTTTAAAACCCGGAGGCGAGTTTTATCTTATAGAGTTTCATCCTTTTATCTGGATGTATGACAACAACCAGGAAAAAATTGCTTACGCTTACTTTAACCGTGGCCCGATTGTGGAAGTTGAAGAAGGCACGTACGCAGACAGAAACGCACCAATCAAAAACAACTCTTATACCTGGAACCATCCACTCAGCGACACTATCAGCTCACTGTTAAACAATGGCCTTGAGTTAACTGATTTCCAGGAATATGATTACTCCCCTTACAACATCTTTAAAAACATGACACAGGAGGGTAGTAAGTACAGGCTGAAAGGTCTGGAAGGAATGCTGCCACTGGTATTTTCGGTGAAGGCAGTTAAAAAACAAATGTATACTTAG
- a CDS encoding NUDIX hydrolase: MQIIDKLAWIEIQDKQILSTRSRGKDTFYIPGGKREPGETDAQTLIREIKEELSIDLVASTINYLGTFEAQAHGHAVGVLVKMQCYTSAYTGTIQAASEIEEVAWLTSADKPKVSPVDKIIFDWLKSHGQLL; encoded by the coding sequence ATGCAGATAATTGATAAACTGGCCTGGATCGAGATTCAGGACAAACAGATTTTAAGTACAAGAAGCCGCGGAAAAGACACATTTTACATACCGGGTGGTAAAAGAGAGCCCGGAGAAACAGATGCGCAAACACTTATCAGGGAAATAAAAGAAGAATTAAGTATAGACCTGGTCGCATCAACTATAAATTACCTTGGCACTTTTGAAGCACAGGCACATGGTCATGCCGTGGGTGTGCTTGTGAAGATGCAATGCTATACTTCTGCTTATACCGGTACTATTCAGGCGGCCTCCGAAATTGAGGAAGTAGCCTGGCTAACATCTGCAGATAAACCAAAAGTATCGCCTGTAGATAAGATCATCTTCGACTGGCTGAAATCGCATGGGCAGCTGTTATAA
- a CDS encoding sigma 54-interacting transcriptional regulator, which yields MNYKDIPAENLLKIKTLGQLKATGYEPQSVKQELRQNLIKKLQQKEEVFPGIWGYEETVIPDMQRAILSMHHINLLGLRGQAKTRIARQMVDLLDEYIPVVQGSELNDDPLQPLSRYAKDLIHEHGDDTPVSWLHRDERYTEKLATPDVSVADLIGDADPIKAATLKLPYSDERVIHFGLIPRSHRGIFVINELPDLQARIQVALFNILQEGDIQIRGFKVRMPLDIQFVFTANPEDYTNRGSIVTPLKDRIDSQIITHYPKTIEVGKKITQQEAHVKEEQNQLVKTNDIIGDLIEQVAFEARESEYVDPKSGVSARLTISAFENLLSAAERRALLNGEKSTYIRIADFLNTIPSVTGKVELVYEGEQEGAGHVAQVLMGKAIRTQFLKYFPDPDKVKKSKQPNPYKTITDWFGDGNTVDILNDAASADYKKALKRVPGLEELIEKQQPDVKGEEKLFMMEFALHGLAEHSQLSKSRLSTGLQFKDLLSGMFTMPKFGEEDEDDDRF from the coding sequence ATGAATTATAAAGACATACCGGCAGAGAACTTACTGAAGATTAAAACACTGGGCCAGCTAAAGGCAACTGGTTATGAACCACAGTCCGTAAAGCAGGAGCTGCGCCAAAACCTGATAAAAAAGCTCCAGCAAAAAGAAGAAGTTTTTCCGGGCATCTGGGGTTATGAAGAAACTGTGATTCCGGATATGCAGCGAGCTATACTTTCGATGCACCACATTAACCTGCTAGGCTTGCGCGGGCAGGCCAAAACACGTATTGCCCGCCAGATGGTGGATCTGCTGGATGAGTATATTCCGGTAGTGCAAGGCTCAGAACTGAACGACGACCCGCTGCAGCCACTTTCCAGATACGCCAAAGACCTGATACACGAACACGGCGACGATACTCCTGTAAGCTGGCTGCACCGTGACGAGCGTTATACTGAAAAGCTGGCCACACCCGATGTATCTGTAGCAGATCTGATCGGTGATGCGGACCCTATTAAAGCTGCTACCTTAAAGCTGCCTTATTCCGATGAACGTGTTATACATTTCGGGTTGATACCGCGCTCGCATAGAGGGATTTTTGTGATCAACGAGTTGCCCGATTTGCAGGCACGTATACAGGTGGCGCTCTTTAATATTTTGCAGGAAGGCGATATTCAGATTCGTGGCTTTAAAGTACGGATGCCGCTGGATATTCAGTTTGTGTTTACGGCTAACCCTGAGGACTATACCAACCGTGGCTCTATTGTTACACCGCTCAAAGACCGAATTGATTCGCAAATCATTACGCACTATCCTAAAACCATTGAAGTAGGTAAGAAGATAACCCAGCAGGAAGCCCATGTAAAAGAGGAGCAGAACCAACTGGTTAAAACAAACGACATTATAGGTGACCTGATAGAACAGGTTGCGTTTGAAGCCCGAGAAAGTGAGTATGTGGATCCGAAGAGTGGTGTGTCGGCACGTTTAACCATATCTGCTTTTGAGAACTTGCTGAGTGCTGCTGAGCGCCGAGCGCTACTGAACGGGGAGAAATCTACTTACATACGTATTGCTGATTTTCTGAATACTATACCTTCTGTAACTGGTAAAGTAGAGTTGGTCTATGAAGGTGAGCAGGAGGGAGCCGGGCATGTGGCGCAGGTACTTATGGGCAAGGCTATCCGTACGCAGTTCCTGAAGTATTTTCCTGACCCGGATAAGGTGAAAAAAAGCAAACAACCCAATCCTTATAAAACAATAACTGATTGGTTTGGCGATGGAAACACAGTAGATATCTTAAACGATGCTGCTTCGGCAGACTACAAAAAAGCTTTGAAACGGGTACCTGGCCTGGAAGAATTGATTGAGAAACAGCAACCCGATGTGAAAGGCGAAGAAAAGTTGTTTATGATGGAATTTGCTCTGCACGGTTTGGCGGAGCATAGCCAACTGAGCAAAAGTAGACTTAGTACCGGACTGCAGTTTAAAGACCTGCTAAGTGGGATGTTTACGATGCCTAAGTTTGGGGAAGAAGACGAAGATGATGACCGGTTTTAA
- a CDS encoding vWA domain-containing protein, with protein sequence MALGYRFAEYIPPEDSKPNFETLLKLFLQLVTISSGDVAEALSWLSSLDKQYNLTSDEYGIGDFIEDLKRKGYLDENPQERGSFSLSAKSEQSIRRSALEEIFGKLKKGTQGSHATPHTGIGDEASTDQREYRFGDALEQISMTESIRNAQVNHGLGEFRLTEQDLEVTETEHKTQASTVLMIDISHSMILYGEDRITPAKKVAMALAELIKQKYPKDTLDIIVFGNDAWQIEVKDLPYLEVGPYHTNTVAGLELAMDILRKRKTPNKQIFMITDGKPTCLKIGLNYYKNSFGLDRKVVNKTLNLAAQCRRLKIPITTFMIASDPYLQQFVEEFTKVNNGQAYYSSLKGLGHLVFRDYGRNRKKSF encoded by the coding sequence ATGGCTTTAGGATACAGATTTGCAGAATACATTCCGCCGGAAGATAGCAAGCCAAACTTTGAAACACTGCTCAAGCTGTTTCTGCAGTTGGTAACTATAAGTTCCGGCGATGTGGCCGAAGCGCTTTCGTGGCTAAGTTCGTTAGATAAACAGTATAACCTTACCAGCGACGAATACGGTATAGGCGATTTTATTGAGGACCTGAAACGGAAAGGTTATCTGGATGAAAACCCGCAGGAGCGCGGCAGCTTTAGCTTAAGTGCCAAAAGTGAACAAAGTATAAGACGCAGTGCCCTGGAAGAAATTTTCGGGAAACTGAAGAAAGGGACACAAGGCAGTCATGCTACGCCGCATACCGGCATTGGCGACGAAGCCAGCACCGACCAGCGCGAATACCGCTTCGGTGATGCACTGGAACAGATCTCTATGACCGAGTCTATCCGAAATGCACAGGTAAATCATGGGTTGGGTGAGTTCAGGCTTACAGAGCAGGACCTGGAGGTAACCGAAACCGAGCATAAAACGCAGGCATCTACGGTACTGATGATAGATATATCGCACTCCATGATCCTGTACGGCGAAGACCGCATTACGCCAGCCAAAAAAGTAGCCATGGCCTTGGCCGAGCTTATTAAACAGAAATATCCCAAAGATACCCTTGATATAATTGTGTTTGGGAATGACGCCTGGCAGATAGAAGTAAAGGACCTGCCATACCTGGAAGTGGGACCCTACCATACCAACACCGTAGCCGGCCTAGAGCTGGCAATGGATATACTGCGGAAACGGAAAACGCCGAACAAGCAGATCTTCATGATTACTGACGGAAAACCAACCTGCCTGAAGATTGGCCTAAACTACTATAAGAACAGCTTCGGGCTGGATCGGAAAGTGGTGAATAAAACCCTGAACCTGGCTGCCCAATGCCGCCGCCTCAAGATCCCGATCACTACCTTTATGATCGCATCAGACCCATACCTGCAACAGTTCGTAGAAGAGTTCACGAAGGTAAATAACGGGCAGGCTTACTATAGTTCGCTGAAAGGACTCGGACACCTGGTTTTCCGCGACTACGGCCGCAATCGTAAGAAAAGCTTTTAA
- a CDS encoding acyl-ACP desaturase, producing MITALASRVEVIKWMEDFVSEKITELLKTVEDSWQPADLLPDATLDNFLNEIKLLRERAKDLSYDLLAVLVGDTITEEALPTYESWLMTIDGLPQDPNGPWMRWNRAWTAEENRHGDALNRYLYLSGRINMREMEASTQYLIADGFDLMTDNDPYRSFVYTSFQETATNISHRRVAQIAKREGDAVLAKLCGHVAADEARHAKAYKSFVGKIFEADPNEMMLAFEDMMRKKIVMPAHYMRELGVDMGKTFGHFTDAAQRIGVYTSADYTDILEGLIQEWKIEALTGLNEAGERARDYVMALPARLKRVAERMRIPELEYKFRWIAS from the coding sequence ATGATAACAGCACTCGCCTCACGTGTGGAAGTGATAAAATGGATGGAAGATTTTGTCAGCGAAAAGATCACAGAACTTTTAAAGACTGTGGAAGATAGCTGGCAGCCTGCCGACCTTTTACCAGACGCTACACTTGATAATTTCCTGAACGAGATAAAATTGCTGCGTGAACGCGCTAAGGATTTATCTTATGATTTGCTTGCTGTTTTGGTAGGCGACACCATTACTGAAGAAGCACTTCCTACTTATGAAAGCTGGCTGATGACCATTGACGGTTTGCCTCAGGACCCTAACGGACCTTGGATGCGCTGGAACCGTGCCTGGACAGCAGAAGAGAACCGTCATGGCGATGCGCTGAACCGTTACCTATACTTAAGTGGCCGCATCAATATGCGGGAAATGGAAGCATCAACACAATACCTGATTGCAGACGGTTTTGACCTGATGACAGATAATGACCCTTACCGCTCATTTGTATATACTTCTTTCCAGGAGACTGCTACCAACATTTCGCACCGCCGTGTTGCTCAGATCGCGAAGCGCGAAGGTGATGCAGTGCTTGCTAAACTTTGTGGCCACGTAGCTGCCGACGAAGCACGCCATGCTAAAGCATATAAATCGTTTGTAGGTAAAATATTTGAAGCCGACCCTAACGAAATGATGCTGGCCTTTGAAGATATGATGCGCAAAAAGATTGTTATGCCGGCTCACTACATGCGCGAACTTGGTGTGGATATGGGTAAAACATTCGGTCACTTTACAGATGCAGCGCAGCGTATAGGTGTTTATACTTCTGCTGATTATACTGACATACTGGAAGGTCTGATACAGGAGTGGAAAATTGAAGCACTTACAGGCCTGAACGAAGCAGGTGAGCGTGCCCGTGATTACGTGATGGCACTGCCTGCGCGTTTGAAGCGTGTAGCTGAGCGTATGCGTATACCAGAACTGGAGTACAAATTCCGTTGGATAGCTAGCTAA
- a CDS encoding glycosyltransferase family 2 protein yields MPQPLVSIICLCYNHERFIKEALDSVLAQTYSNLELIVVDDSSTDNSTAIIEDYCRRFPQLTYISTGQNLGNTKAFNLGWRASRGELIIDFATDDVLLPDRVEKQVQAIAELDQTYGVIYSNAEYINDESEHLYYHSENYKPAPDGNVFREVLERYFICPPTMMMRRSVLEELGGYDETLAYEDFDFWVRSARNWKYSYLDYVTTQRRLHQYSLSQKYYTSEGRMMQSTIKVCEKAAGLVADASEKKALVKRLKYEIRHAYLTNHFIETAQFLKLLQQQQPYPGLLYTIIKLLNKRKIKLSGIRDLYFRLRYRN; encoded by the coding sequence ATGCCACAACCACTCGTCTCCATCATCTGCTTATGCTATAACCATGAGCGTTTCATAAAAGAGGCTCTCGATTCGGTACTGGCACAGACCTACTCTAACCTGGAACTGATTGTAGTAGATGACAGCAGTACAGATAACAGTACAGCTATCATAGAAGATTACTGCCGCAGATTCCCGCAACTTACCTACATCAGCACCGGACAGAATTTAGGAAATACCAAGGCTTTTAATTTAGGCTGGCGAGCCTCCAGAGGTGAACTGATCATTGATTTTGCTACCGACGATGTACTGTTGCCGGACAGAGTTGAGAAACAGGTTCAGGCTATTGCTGAACTTGATCAGACCTATGGTGTAATTTACTCCAATGCAGAGTATATTAATGATGAGTCAGAACACCTGTATTACCACAGCGAGAACTATAAACCAGCCCCTGATGGCAATGTATTCAGAGAAGTGCTGGAACGTTATTTTATCTGCCCGCCAACTATGATGATGCGCAGGAGTGTGTTGGAAGAACTTGGAGGCTACGACGAAACATTGGCCTATGAAGACTTCGACTTTTGGGTAAGGTCTGCCCGGAACTGGAAGTATAGCTACCTTGATTATGTTACCACACAACGCCGTTTACATCAGTATTCACTGTCGCAGAAGTATTATACCTCAGAAGGCCGTATGATGCAATCAACCATAAAAGTGTGTGAAAAAGCAGCAGGCCTGGTGGCAGATGCATCAGAGAAAAAGGCACTGGTGAAGCGTTTAAAGTATGAGATCAGGCATGCCTACCTAACCAACCATTTTATTGAAACTGCACAGTTCCTGAAGCTGCTTCAGCAACAGCAGCCTTATCCGGGCTTACTTTATACAATCATCAAACTGTTGAACAAAAGGAAAATAAAATTGAGTGGAATAAGAGATTTATACTTCAGGCTCAGGTATAGGAATTAA
- a CDS encoding DegT/DnrJ/EryC1/StrS family aminotransferase: MQVPYFAFRDWPAGITQQVEQEVLRVLHEQHFILGPDVKAFEDAFAKFLGAEFVIGVGNGFDALVLALKAVGVGPGDEVILPANTFIATANAVVQLGAIPVLAEPDKRTYNLTASTAEKLITAKTKAILPVHLYGQTCQMEELQQLCRSYNLKLVEDAAQAHGARYKNQFAGTFGAAAAFSFYPTKNLGALGDAGAVVTSDPELAEYVSSYHNYGQKEKYHNQLVGINSRLDALQAAVLRVKLQHLQKQNKERTRLAEIYLKELQNTGDLILPYAADHCGHIYHIFNIRTQRRDELKTYLQQQNILTGIHYPVPIHLQQAYSYLNYKHGDLPVTEELANTSLSLPLFPGMTEAEQEQVVRCMKAFFSK; the protein is encoded by the coding sequence ATGCAGGTACCATACTTCGCATTCAGGGATTGGCCGGCAGGTATAACACAGCAGGTAGAGCAGGAGGTGCTGCGCGTATTGCATGAGCAGCATTTTATACTTGGGCCTGATGTAAAAGCTTTTGAGGATGCCTTTGCCAAGTTCCTAGGAGCAGAGTTTGTAATAGGAGTAGGCAATGGTTTTGATGCATTGGTACTTGCCTTGAAAGCAGTTGGTGTTGGCCCCGGCGATGAAGTGATCTTGCCGGCTAATACTTTCATAGCTACTGCCAATGCTGTGGTGCAATTGGGTGCCATACCTGTACTTGCCGAACCTGATAAACGCACTTATAACTTAACAGCATCTACGGCGGAGAAGCTCATTACAGCTAAAACCAAAGCTATACTTCCGGTACATCTTTACGGCCAAACCTGCCAGATGGAAGAATTGCAGCAACTCTGCAGAAGCTATAATTTAAAGCTTGTGGAAGACGCTGCGCAGGCACACGGTGCCAGGTATAAAAACCAGTTTGCCGGTACTTTTGGTGCTGCTGCCGCCTTTAGTTTTTACCCGACAAAGAACCTGGGAGCCTTGGGCGACGCCGGTGCTGTAGTGACGTCAGATCCTGAACTGGCTGAATATGTTAGCAGCTACCATAACTATGGCCAGAAAGAAAAATACCATAATCAGCTGGTAGGTATAAACTCCCGTCTAGATGCGTTGCAGGCTGCAGTGCTACGTGTAAAACTACAACACCTGCAAAAGCAGAACAAGGAGCGGACTAGACTGGCAGAAATATACCTGAAGGAACTGCAAAATACAGGCGATCTTATACTTCCGTACGCAGCAGACCATTGCGGCCACATATACCATATCTTCAATATCCGCACGCAGCGCCGCGATGAACTGAAAACATACCTGCAGCAACAAAATATACTTACAGGTATACATTATCCGGTTCCCATTCATTTGCAGCAGGCTTATAGTTACCTGAATTATAAGCATGGGGATCTTCCTGTAACTGAAGAATTAGCGAATACCAGCTTAAGTCTGCCACTCTTCCCCGGTATGACGGAAGCTGAGCAGGAGCAGGTAGTGCGTTGTATGAAGGCGTTTTTTAGTAAGTAA
- a CDS encoding sugar 3,4-ketoisomerase codes for MQKYLNHDTLAESPYLISFEQVGSTAEGVLTSTQYADKLPFAVKRVFWIQGMPPEIVRGHHANKTTQEVLVALAGSIKVKAETSAGTSEFILSSADKGLYIPALCWTELTFSEETIALCLASTDYDEQDYLRDYEKYKQLIGKV; via the coding sequence TTGCAGAAATACTTAAACCACGATACGTTGGCTGAATCTCCTTACTTAATTTCTTTTGAACAGGTTGGTAGTACTGCCGAAGGGGTGCTTACATCTACACAGTATGCAGATAAACTACCTTTTGCCGTTAAGCGCGTGTTCTGGATACAAGGAATGCCACCGGAAATAGTACGCGGGCACCATGCCAATAAAACCACCCAAGAAGTACTGGTTGCCCTTGCAGGAAGTATAAAAGTAAAAGCAGAGACTAGTGCCGGCACAAGCGAATTTATACTTTCGTCTGCAGATAAAGGACTGTATATACCCGCCTTATGTTGGACCGAACTTACTTTTTCAGAAGAAACCATAGCACTGTGCCTGGCATCCACAGACTATGATGAACAGGATTACCTGCGGGATTATGAAAAGTATAAACAGCTGATCGGGAAAGTATAG
- a CDS encoding IMPACT family protein: protein MQDTYRTIAAPTESIYKEKGSKFLAFAYPVYSEEEIKEHLAELRKKYFDARHHCYAYTLGANKSRYRANDDGEPNHSAGDPILGQIRSADLSNVLVVVVRYFGGTKLGVSGLINAYKTATADALSEATIIEKHETTLLLVHFEYPHMNDVMSLIKEYNLEVRNQQFELTCTLTIEVRKQLQEEVTAKLESIDGVVVEVKN, encoded by the coding sequence ATGCAGGATACGTACCGAACTATAGCCGCACCTACCGAAAGCATTTACAAGGAAAAAGGAAGTAAGTTCCTGGCGTTTGCATACCCGGTTTATTCTGAAGAAGAGATAAAAGAACACCTGGCGGAGCTACGCAAAAAGTACTTCGATGCCCGGCACCATTGCTATGCTTATACTTTAGGGGCAAACAAAAGCCGCTATCGTGCCAACGACGATGGCGAACCAAATCACTCTGCCGGTGATCCTATACTTGGCCAGATACGCTCTGCTGATTTAAGCAATGTGCTGGTAGTGGTAGTGCGTTATTTTGGCGGCACCAAGCTAGGCGTGAGTGGTCTTATAAATGCTTACAAAACCGCTACTGCCGATGCTCTTTCCGAAGCTACCATCATAGAAAAACACGAAACAACACTGCTGCTGGTACACTTTGAATACCCGCACATGAACGACGTGATGAGCCTTATTAAGGAGTATAACCTGGAGGTGCGCAATCAGCAATTTGAGCTTACCTGCACCTTAACGATAGAAGTAAGAAAGCAACTGCAGGAAGAAGTAACTGCCAAACTCGAAAGTATAGATGGCGTTGTAGTAGAGGTAAAAAATTAA
- a CDS encoding universal stress protein: MFRILVPVDLTESSYKACNFALTFANLAPEATVVLLHCYQDYLAEPEVEDIFSTNPTPSEVITDHVLRRNQTDAQDKLDELYQHTLTRVAKDQRVQLERVFMYGMPEDLIPEEVQRFKPDLLVMATKGESNLARTFFGTISTNIAQEITVPILTIPETYEGTSIKRVLYATDFDKADTQVLEALQQLLQPFGPVIECVHVADEPSQKDNKKLEELRSALQQTATTNLTYTFLEGNDVANALQKFVSEQAIDLIALTTRSRTLLGSLLNPSLTKRMVLESQVPLLIFHSSDKV; encoded by the coding sequence ATGTTCAGAATACTGGTACCAGTCGATCTTACGGAGAGTTCTTACAAGGCCTGTAACTTTGCACTTACATTTGCCAACCTGGCACCGGAAGCCACTGTAGTGCTACTCCACTGCTACCAGGATTATTTAGCCGAGCCTGAGGTCGAGGATATATTCTCAACAAACCCTACCCCCTCAGAAGTGATCACCGACCATGTGCTGCGCCGCAACCAGACCGATGCACAGGATAAGCTGGATGAACTCTACCAACATACTTTAACAAGAGTGGCCAAAGATCAGCGTGTGCAGCTGGAGCGGGTATTTATGTATGGTATGCCCGAAGACCTGATACCTGAAGAAGTGCAGCGTTTTAAACCGGATTTATTGGTAATGGCTACTAAAGGCGAGTCTAATCTTGCCCGTACCTTTTTTGGCACCATCTCTACCAACATAGCCCAGGAGATTACAGTACCTATACTTACCATACCGGAAACCTATGAGGGCACAAGTATAAAGCGCGTACTTTATGCTACTGATTTCGATAAAGCAGATACTCAGGTACTGGAAGCACTGCAACAACTTCTACAGCCTTTCGGCCCTGTTATAGAGTGTGTGCACGTAGCAGATGAACCGTCTCAAAAAGATAACAAAAAGCTGGAAGAGCTCCGTAGCGCCTTACAGCAGACAGCTACCACTAACTTAACTTATACTTTCCTGGAAGGCAACGATGTAGCGAACGCGCTGCAGAAGTTTGTTTCGGAACAAGCTATTGACCTGATTGCCCTTACTACACGCTCGCGCACGCTGCTTGGCTCCCTGCTAAACCCCAGCTTAACCAAACGAATGGTGCTGGAGTCGCAGGTGCCGCTGCTGATTTTTCACAGTTCAGATAAAGTATAG